The Corallococcus caeni genome includes a region encoding these proteins:
- a CDS encoding FAD-dependent oxidoreductase translates to MQAHPSQVRQVPVLIVGGGLVGLSTALFLAHQGVRALIIEKHAGTSLHPRARGFHARTVELLRSTCAREDVEQAGAVPEGTVVGELVAVTLAGPVHSWKTRTVSTQRMDLSPCPFVFLGQDRLEPILLKAVRSQDVEVCFRHELTGFTQDAQGVRATVLDRDTGTVSTVQATYLIGADGVRSPVREALGISQRGRGSFGHNISTLFEADLSPVQREVPLGFAVLTHPEVGGVIAATDVRDRWIHATRLDLARETADDFTEARWTQRLRTVTGIPDLTPTFHGTFVWEAAERVAERFGSGRVFLAGDAAHQMPPTGGFGANTGIHDAANLAWKLAAVLNGHAGPALLETYDAERRPVAAATANQAALLALKMAKQELPADAVLVDDDAVTLGYRYGEGPPLPKTFVPTGEPGTRAPHVWLDGPDGRKSTLDLLGNGFVLLAGSEAWRSAELVPLRVHVVYGWQHAYGVGDGGACLVRPDGMVAARWNEPVPDAEHLLEATLKTVLFRAEPFSVRSQPTEPVR, encoded by the coding sequence ATGCAAGCCCATCCCTCGCAGGTGCGTCAGGTCCCCGTGCTCATCGTCGGAGGCGGCCTCGTGGGGCTGTCGACCGCGTTGTTCCTCGCCCACCAGGGCGTGCGCGCGCTGATCATCGAGAAGCACGCGGGCACGTCGCTCCATCCGCGGGCACGCGGCTTCCACGCGCGCACGGTGGAGTTGTTGCGGTCCACGTGCGCCAGAGAAGACGTGGAGCAGGCCGGGGCGGTTCCCGAGGGCACGGTCGTCGGAGAGCTGGTGGCCGTCACTCTCGCGGGGCCGGTGCATTCGTGGAAGACGCGGACGGTCTCCACGCAGCGGATGGACCTCAGCCCGTGTCCGTTCGTCTTCCTGGGGCAGGATCGGCTGGAGCCCATCCTCTTGAAGGCCGTGAGGAGCCAGGACGTGGAGGTGTGCTTCCGTCACGAGCTGACGGGCTTCACGCAGGATGCGCAGGGAGTACGGGCCACGGTGCTCGACCGCGACACGGGCACGGTGTCCACCGTGCAGGCGACGTATCTGATTGGCGCGGATGGGGTGCGCAGTCCGGTGCGTGAGGCGCTGGGCATCTCACAGCGAGGACGGGGCTCCTTTGGCCACAACATCTCCACGCTCTTCGAGGCCGACCTCTCGCCTGTGCAGCGGGAGGTGCCGCTGGGCTTCGCGGTGCTCACGCATCCGGAGGTGGGCGGCGTCATCGCGGCCACGGACGTGAGGGACCGGTGGATCCACGCGACCCGGCTCGACTTGGCCCGTGAGACGGCCGATGACTTCACGGAGGCCCGGTGGACACAGCGACTGCGCACCGTCACGGGCATTCCGGACCTGACGCCCACGTTCCACGGAACGTTCGTGTGGGAGGCGGCGGAGCGGGTCGCGGAGCGCTTCGGTTCGGGCCGTGTCTTCCTCGCGGGGGACGCCGCGCACCAGATGCCACCCACGGGAGGCTTTGGCGCCAACACCGGCATCCACGACGCGGCGAACCTGGCCTGGAAGCTGGCCGCAGTGCTGAACGGCCACGCGGGGCCCGCGCTGCTGGAGACCTACGACGCCGAGCGACGGCCCGTGGCGGCTGCCACCGCGAACCAGGCCGCGCTGCTCGCGCTGAAGATGGCGAAGCAGGAGCTTCCGGCGGACGCGGTCCTCGTCGACGACGATGCTGTCACCCTCGGCTACCGCTACGGTGAAGGGCCACCGTTGCCGAAGACGTTTGTCCCCACGGGCGAGCCCGGCACGCGCGCGCCGCACGTGTGGCTGGATGGACCGGACGGGCGCAAGTCGACGCTGGACCTGCTTGGGAATGGCTTCGTCCTGCTCGCGGGGAGTGAGGCGTGGCGCAGCGCGGAGCTCGTGCCGCTGCGGGTCCACGTGGTCTACGGCTGGCAGCACGCGTATGGGGTAGGGGACGGTGGTGCCTGCCTCGTGCGACCGGACGGCATGGTGGCGGCGCGGTGGAATGAACCCGTCCCGGACGCGGAGCACCTCTTGGAGGCAACGCTGAAGACGGTGCTGTTCCGTGCGGAGCCGTTTTCCGTCAGGAGCCAGCCAACGGAGCCCGTCCGGTGA
- a CDS encoding FadR/GntR family transcriptional regulator encodes MVRVGLVAYVEEQLERAIALGMLPRGQFGSEEKLAREFGCCRGTVREALRRLAARGLVVQRSGRKTRAVALDESLTLENLGLALHDERRPECRRLLEGFFSLKRQVLVELLADCCTRASDAALGQLEDACFWLSDAARWNPGERCAQWEFELLRLAARAAERPGHLLLIQSLQRALRGNATRLLSLMGGETLRQWVFCAIEALRNRDARALQHELPALLKACDERVLEDFAPVPQEQESPEAECPPECLPDVPASASAQDDAPAAGPCVEERGPDHLAPAAGATGALGIGPRVHEGDLPVEPDRGTPRIPAAPGLTPGEPQGACSPVDVTGAAPGNIPDCRAGGSASSQEEEPLARGEAQGERAASWPPGARPHHEDGGQCASDASMAQTPEPPAS; translated from the coding sequence ATGGTGCGGGTGGGACTCGTGGCGTACGTGGAGGAGCAACTCGAGCGCGCGATTGCGCTGGGGATGCTGCCGAGGGGACAGTTCGGCTCGGAAGAGAAGCTGGCGCGTGAGTTTGGGTGCTGCCGGGGCACCGTGCGGGAGGCGCTGCGGCGGCTGGCGGCGCGAGGGCTGGTGGTGCAGCGCTCCGGACGCAAGACGCGCGCGGTGGCGCTGGATGAGTCGCTGACGCTGGAGAACCTGGGCCTGGCGCTGCATGACGAACGCCGCCCGGAGTGCCGTCGGCTGCTGGAGGGCTTCTTCAGCCTCAAGCGGCAGGTGCTGGTGGAGCTCCTGGCCGACTGCTGCACGAGGGCCTCCGACGCGGCCCTGGGCCAGTTGGAGGACGCCTGCTTCTGGCTTTCGGACGCGGCGCGCTGGAATCCTGGCGAGCGCTGCGCACAGTGGGAGTTCGAGTTGCTGCGGCTCGCGGCCCGGGCTGCGGAGCGTCCAGGGCACCTGCTCCTCATCCAGTCACTGCAGCGGGCTTTACGGGGCAACGCGACCCGGCTGCTGTCCCTCATGGGCGGCGAGACGCTGCGCCAGTGGGTCTTCTGCGCGATAGAGGCCCTGCGAAATCGCGACGCGCGGGCGCTCCAGCACGAGCTACCGGCGCTGCTGAAGGCGTGCGATGAGCGCGTGCTGGAGGACTTCGCCCCCGTCCCCCAGGAGCAGGAGTCCCCCGAGGCCGAGTGCCCCCCGGAGTGCCTCCCTGACGTCCCCGCTTCAGCCTCCGCGCAGGACGATGCGCCCGCCGCGGGCCCATGCGTGGAGGAGCGTGGCCCTGACCACCTCGCGCCAGCCGCCGGGGCAACGGGAGCGCTCGGCATTGGCCCCCGCGTCCACGAGGGAGACCTTCCCGTGGAGCCGGACCGCGGGACGCCGCGGATTCCAGCCGCCCCAGGCCTTACTCCCGGCGAGCCGCAGGGTGCGTGCTCCCCTGTGGACGTGACGGGCGCGGCCCCGGGAAACATCCCCGACTGTCGAGCGGGTGGGAGCGCTTCGTCTCAGGAAGAGGAGCCGCTTGCGCGAGGAGAAGCGCAAGGCGAGCGGGCCGCCTCATGGCCCCCAGGGGCCCGTCCCCACCACGAGGACGGTGGGCAGTGCGCCTCTGACGCCTCCATGGCCCAGACGCCAGAACCCCCCGCTTCATGA
- a CDS encoding S8 family peptidase, translating into MSPSRFASRLTGALVGLTLCTTAFAASQEPLPRVAADKRLQKALPSGTPVERLVVKFHEGSRVRLRGNALRALAAERSGAERSLLAGRGLSEARLDGDVKAAQALLERAPRASSLRRLFTDDEASLEARKVLGESESGRQLADLDLYYAVPLVPGTTSERVAELVAALNALDSVEVAYAEPPAEPAMVNFGMEPALRSLLAAADIAPTTPLYEGNQGYLNAAPSGVDARYAWGVAGGNGAGIRFVDIEGGWRTTHEDMPGLFTQLGAQYNDLGWRNHGTAVLGEIVGTANGYGVTGIAHGATVGVSAASQGTAAAIANAASAVGRGGVILIELHAQGPADSTPCTCNQGQCNYIAMEYWQANYDAIATATANGVTVVEAAGNGSANLDEAAYGGAFNRGVRDSGAIVVGASTATTRVPMCWTNFGSRVDVHGWGESVASMGYGDLFGSAYGEDQYYTGTFSGTSSASPIVTGSALSLQGVARARGSDPLEPRYLRSLLASTGTAQAADARNIGRLPNLRQAILSLQATPALSWSGAGPIAGRYCTQVHEAADPNTWNDNFLCSTVDYGIQWSSAGPIAGMRCTQIYESSEPAGHTWNDNYLCVPTSSPLQFSWSPAGPIEGKQCTLIHESADPHDWYDNYLCY; encoded by the coding sequence ATGTCTCCTTCACGTTTCGCATCCCGCCTGACGGGCGCGCTCGTCGGGCTCACGCTGTGCACCACCGCCTTCGCCGCATCGCAGGAGCCGCTGCCCCGCGTCGCCGCCGACAAGCGCCTCCAGAAGGCGCTGCCGTCGGGCACGCCCGTGGAGCGCCTGGTGGTGAAGTTCCACGAGGGCAGCCGCGTGCGCCTGCGGGGCAATGCGCTGCGCGCGCTCGCGGCGGAGCGCTCCGGGGCCGAGCGCTCGCTGCTCGCCGGGCGGGGGCTCTCCGAGGCCCGGCTCGACGGTGACGTGAAGGCCGCGCAGGCCCTGCTGGAGCGCGCGCCGCGGGCCTCCTCCCTCCGTCGCCTCTTCACCGACGACGAGGCCTCGCTGGAGGCCCGCAAGGTGCTGGGCGAGTCCGAGAGCGGCCGCCAGCTGGCGGACCTCGACCTGTACTACGCGGTGCCGCTCGTGCCGGGCACCACCTCGGAGCGCGTGGCGGAGCTCGTCGCCGCGCTCAACGCGCTGGACAGCGTGGAGGTGGCGTACGCGGAGCCTCCCGCGGAGCCCGCCATGGTGAACTTCGGCATGGAGCCCGCGCTGCGGAGCCTGCTCGCCGCCGCGGACATCGCCCCCACGACGCCGCTGTACGAGGGCAACCAGGGCTACCTCAACGCGGCCCCCAGCGGCGTGGACGCGCGCTATGCCTGGGGCGTGGCCGGTGGCAACGGCGCGGGCATCCGCTTCGTGGACATCGAGGGCGGCTGGCGCACCACGCACGAGGACATGCCGGGCCTCTTCACCCAGCTGGGCGCGCAGTACAACGACCTGGGCTGGCGCAACCACGGCACCGCGGTGCTGGGTGAAATCGTGGGCACGGCCAACGGCTATGGCGTGACGGGCATCGCGCACGGCGCGACGGTGGGCGTGTCGGCGGCCTCGCAGGGCACCGCCGCCGCCATCGCCAACGCGGCGTCGGCGGTGGGACGTGGCGGCGTCATCCTGATTGAACTGCACGCGCAGGGGCCGGCGGACAGCACGCCCTGTACCTGCAACCAGGGCCAGTGCAACTACATCGCGATGGAGTACTGGCAGGCCAACTACGACGCCATCGCCACGGCCACCGCCAACGGCGTCACCGTGGTGGAGGCGGCGGGCAACGGCAGCGCCAACCTGGACGAGGCCGCGTACGGCGGCGCCTTCAACCGCGGCGTACGCGACTCGGGCGCCATCGTGGTGGGCGCGAGCACCGCCACCACGCGCGTCCCCATGTGCTGGACGAACTTCGGCTCGCGCGTGGACGTGCACGGCTGGGGTGAGAGCGTGGCGTCCATGGGCTACGGCGACCTGTTCGGCTCCGCCTACGGCGAGGACCAGTACTACACGGGCACCTTCAGCGGCACGTCCAGCGCGTCGCCCATCGTCACCGGCTCGGCGCTGAGCCTCCAGGGCGTGGCGCGTGCGCGCGGGTCTGATCCCCTGGAACCGCGATATCTGCGCAGCCTGCTGGCCTCTACGGGCACGGCGCAGGCGGCGGATGCGCGCAACATCGGCCGACTGCCCAATCTGCGCCAGGCCATCCTGAGCCTCCAGGCAACGCCGGCCCTGTCCTGGTCCGGCGCGGGCCCCATCGCCGGCCGCTACTGCACCCAGGTGCATGAGGCGGCGGATCCCAATACGTGGAACGACAACTTCCTGTGCTCCACCGTGGACTACGGCATCCAGTGGAGCAGCGCGGGCCCCATCGCCGGCATGCGCTGCACGCAAATCTACGAGTCGTCAGAGCCCGCGGGGCACACGTGGAATGATAACTACCTCTGCGTGCCCACCAGCAGCCCGCTGCAGTTCTCCTGGTCGCCGGCTGGCCCCATCGAGGGCAAGCAGTGCACGCTCATCCATGAGAGTGCGGATCCCCACGACTGGTACGACAACTACCTCTGCTACTGA
- a CDS encoding glutathione S-transferase family protein yields the protein MITVSAFKWVPPFAQGLVRDLRVRWALEEAGLPYQARLIDGDVQRSADYRMQQPFGQVPVFEDDGLSLFESGAILVHLALNSDVLLPTDESGRARALSWLFAALNSLEIHIQQLAEIDLFVPDAEWAGLHRPDVVKRIHQRLGELATWLGDRQYLEERFTVGDLMMTTVLRILRHTDVLDAHPTLKAYKERCEARPAFQRALAAQMSAFQDAKPRGS from the coding sequence ATGATCACCGTCAGTGCTTTCAAGTGGGTGCCACCGTTCGCGCAGGGCCTGGTGCGAGACCTCCGGGTGCGGTGGGCGCTGGAGGAGGCGGGCCTGCCGTATCAGGCGAGGCTCATCGATGGCGACGTCCAGCGGTCGGCCGACTACCGCATGCAGCAGCCCTTCGGGCAGGTGCCCGTGTTCGAGGACGACGGCCTGTCCCTCTTCGAGTCGGGCGCCATCCTGGTGCACTTGGCGTTGAACAGCGACGTGCTGCTCCCCACGGATGAGTCGGGCCGGGCGCGGGCGCTCTCGTGGTTGTTCGCGGCGCTGAACTCGCTGGAGATCCACATCCAGCAGCTCGCGGAGATCGACCTCTTCGTCCCGGACGCAGAGTGGGCCGGGCTCCACCGGCCCGACGTGGTGAAGCGCATCCACCAGCGCCTGGGCGAACTGGCCACGTGGCTGGGAGACCGCCAGTACCTGGAGGAGCGCTTCACCGTGGGCGACCTGATGATGACCACGGTGCTGCGCATCCTGCGGCACACCGACGTGCTCGACGCCCATCCCACGCTCAAGGCCTACAAGGAACGCTGCGAGGCACGGCCCGCGTTCCAGCGCGCGCTGGCCGCGCAGATGAGCGCGTTCCAGGACGCGAAGCCGCGCGGGTCCTGA
- a CDS encoding STAS domain-containing protein, which translates to MDVKALARLARLRRADFLGAAVALAAVLAFDVLPGLLIAVGVSLFLTVYRASQPRLSELGRVPGTLDLVATHRESSAITLPGLLVIRPEEGLFFANATALRDAVLALVRDAKVPVREVLLDLELTEDLDVPGADMLAGLHEDLSHRGITLALARVHAPTLRLLERTGALAKVERRNVHPQVSTGVESWMARHESQTWQEWRLIQDGLYLVRSRVDEAGAALHGEERYRQEDLLIRLDEADRRMRELLRKLPHPPTDEDSRGSTH; encoded by the coding sequence ATGGACGTGAAGGCGCTGGCGCGGCTGGCCCGCCTGCGCCGCGCGGACTTCCTGGGCGCGGCGGTGGCGCTGGCGGCGGTGCTGGCCTTCGACGTGCTGCCCGGCCTGCTCATCGCGGTGGGCGTGTCGCTGTTCCTCACCGTCTACCGCGCCAGCCAGCCGCGCCTGAGCGAGCTGGGGCGGGTGCCCGGGACGCTGGACCTGGTGGCCACGCACCGCGAGTCCTCCGCCATCACCCTGCCCGGCCTGCTCGTCATCCGGCCGGAGGAAGGCCTCTTCTTCGCCAACGCGACGGCGCTGCGGGACGCGGTGCTCGCCCTCGTGCGTGACGCGAAGGTGCCGGTGCGCGAGGTGCTGCTGGACCTGGAGCTGACGGAGGACCTGGACGTGCCGGGGGCGGACATGCTGGCGGGCCTGCACGAGGACCTGTCGCACCGGGGCATCACCCTGGCCCTCGCCCGCGTGCACGCGCCGACGCTCCGGTTGCTGGAGCGCACCGGAGCGCTGGCGAAGGTGGAGCGGCGCAACGTGCATCCCCAGGTGAGCACGGGCGTGGAGTCCTGGATGGCGCGGCACGAGTCCCAGACGTGGCAGGAGTGGCGCCTCATCCAGGACGGGCTGTACCTGGTGCGCTCGCGCGTGGACGAGGCGGGCGCGGCGCTGCACGGCGAGGAGCGCTACCGGCAGGAGGACCTCCTCATCCGGCTGGATGAAGCGGACAGGCGCATGCGGGAGCTGTTGCGGAAGCTGCCGCATCCCCCGACCGATGAGGACTCGCGGGGGTCCACGCACTGA
- a CDS encoding arylsulfatase yields the protein MASKAKPSGNGHGKQAKQPNILVIWGDDIGFWNISAYNQGMMGYRTPNIDRIAKEGALMTDCYGQQSCTAGRAAFITGMNPLRTGLTTIGMPGAKYGLQDSDPTIAEMLKPLGYTCGQFGKNHLGDSNPYLPTNHGFDEFFGNLYHLNAECEPECPDYPKDPAFKARFGPRGVLHSWATDRQDVTEDPRWGVVGRQRIEDTGPLTKKRMETVDGEFLKEALDFMERAVKDGKPFFLWHNTTRTHVFTYLQEKYRNVTGYGLYADAMRELDDIVGALLAKLDELGIADNTLVVFSTDNGVEKMGWPDGGNSPFRGEKGSTWEGGVRVPCAVRWPGVVEPGRVINDIFAHEDWMPTLVAAAGGPTDLAEKCKQGYKVGDKTFKVYLDGYDQRGLLAGTEEGRRHEFIYVLDSGNLAAVRYKDWKIIFSYQDGEGPDMWFSGKRFNPAWPYLINLRSDPFEYATHSGLYTQWYGERMFTFVPAQMLVKQFAESLIEFLPSQAPGSLSIGPMKERVKQKMAEARKQKEEPSVSDQVMSLANEVEQFIQRFQQSHT from the coding sequence ATGGCAAGCAAGGCGAAGCCCTCGGGCAACGGACACGGCAAGCAGGCGAAGCAGCCCAACATCCTGGTCATCTGGGGAGATGACATCGGCTTCTGGAACATCAGCGCCTACAACCAGGGGATGATGGGCTACCGCACGCCCAACATCGACCGCATCGCGAAGGAAGGCGCGCTGATGACGGACTGCTACGGCCAGCAGAGCTGCACCGCGGGCCGCGCGGCGTTCATCACGGGCATGAACCCGCTGCGCACGGGGCTCACCACCATTGGCATGCCGGGCGCGAAGTACGGCCTGCAGGACTCCGACCCCACCATCGCGGAGATGCTCAAGCCGCTGGGCTACACCTGCGGCCAGTTCGGCAAGAACCACCTGGGCGACTCCAATCCCTACCTGCCCACGAACCACGGCTTCGACGAGTTCTTCGGCAACCTCTACCACCTGAACGCGGAGTGCGAGCCGGAGTGCCCCGACTACCCGAAGGATCCGGCCTTCAAGGCGCGCTTCGGGCCTCGCGGCGTGCTGCACAGCTGGGCCACGGACCGCCAGGACGTCACCGAGGATCCGCGCTGGGGCGTCGTGGGCAGGCAGCGCATCGAGGACACCGGCCCGCTCACCAAGAAGCGCATGGAGACGGTGGACGGCGAGTTCCTGAAGGAGGCGCTGGACTTCATGGAGCGCGCGGTGAAGGACGGCAAGCCGTTCTTCCTCTGGCACAACACCACGCGCACCCACGTCTTCACCTACCTCCAGGAGAAGTACCGCAACGTCACGGGCTATGGCCTCTACGCGGACGCGATGCGGGAACTGGACGACATCGTCGGGGCGTTGCTGGCCAAGCTGGACGAGTTGGGCATCGCGGACAACACCCTGGTGGTGTTCTCCACCGACAACGGCGTGGAGAAGATGGGCTGGCCGGACGGCGGCAACAGCCCGTTCCGCGGGGAGAAGGGGTCGACGTGGGAGGGCGGCGTGCGGGTGCCGTGCGCGGTGCGCTGGCCGGGCGTGGTGGAGCCGGGGCGCGTCATCAACGACATCTTCGCGCACGAGGACTGGATGCCCACGCTGGTGGCGGCGGCGGGCGGCCCCACGGACCTCGCGGAGAAGTGCAAGCAGGGCTACAAGGTGGGGGACAAGACCTTCAAGGTCTACCTGGACGGGTACGACCAGCGGGGGCTGCTGGCGGGCACGGAGGAGGGGCGCCGGCACGAATTCATCTACGTGCTCGACAGCGGCAACCTCGCGGCGGTCCGGTACAAGGACTGGAAGATCATCTTCAGCTACCAGGACGGCGAAGGCCCGGACATGTGGTTCAGCGGCAAGCGCTTCAACCCGGCGTGGCCCTACCTCATCAACCTGCGCTCGGATCCGTTCGAGTACGCGACGCACTCCGGTCTCTACACGCAGTGGTACGGCGAGCGCATGTTCACCTTCGTCCCCGCGCAGATGCTGGTGAAGCAGTTCGCGGAGAGCCTCATCGAGTTCCTGCCCAGCCAGGCCCCGGGCAGCCTGAGCATCGGGCCGATGAAGGAGCGCGTGAAACAGAAGATGGCGGAGGCGAGGAAGCAGAAGGAGGAGCCCAGCGTCAGCGACCAGGTCATGTCCCTGGCCAACGAGGTGGAGCAGTTCATCCAGCGCTTCCAGCAATCCCATACGTAG
- a CDS encoding formylglycine-generating enzyme family protein — MHRNDSRDATPDAEPTDTAARPGRAPFPDMVWVPGGTYWMGSDHHYPEEAPAHQVTVSGFWMDRFTVTNEQFARFVEATGYVTVAQRPLNPADYPGATPDSLVPGSLVFQKARGPVDLGNVTNWWSYVPDACWKHPEGRRSSVKHRRDHPVVHIAFEDAEAYATWAGKALPTEAEWERAARGGLDRNEFCWGNDFTPNGEHLANTWQGYFPWQNLREDGHEGTCPVGAFPPNGYGLHEMAGNVWEWTTDWYQERHQGNKGKACCIPVNPRGPATAQGSQAPSTPAVTLPRRVLKGGSHLCAPNYCRRYRPAARSPQAVDSGASHIGFRCIVRP; from the coding sequence ATGCACCGCAACGACAGCCGCGACGCCACGCCCGACGCGGAGCCCACCGACACCGCCGCGCGCCCGGGCCGCGCTCCGTTCCCGGACATGGTGTGGGTTCCCGGCGGCACGTACTGGATGGGCTCCGATCATCACTATCCCGAAGAAGCCCCCGCGCATCAGGTCACCGTCTCCGGCTTCTGGATGGACCGCTTCACCGTGACGAACGAACAGTTCGCCCGCTTCGTCGAAGCCACCGGCTACGTCACCGTCGCGCAGCGCCCGCTCAATCCCGCGGACTACCCCGGCGCCACGCCGGACTCGCTCGTCCCCGGCTCGCTCGTGTTCCAGAAGGCCCGGGGCCCCGTGGACCTGGGCAACGTGACCAACTGGTGGAGCTACGTCCCCGACGCCTGCTGGAAGCACCCCGAAGGGCGCCGCTCCTCCGTGAAGCACCGCCGCGACCACCCCGTCGTCCACATCGCCTTCGAGGACGCGGAGGCCTACGCCACCTGGGCCGGCAAGGCCCTCCCCACCGAGGCGGAGTGGGAGCGCGCCGCGCGCGGCGGCCTGGACCGCAACGAGTTCTGCTGGGGCAATGACTTCACCCCCAACGGCGAACACCTGGCCAACACCTGGCAGGGCTACTTCCCGTGGCAGAACCTCCGCGAGGACGGCCACGAGGGCACCTGCCCCGTCGGCGCCTTTCCTCCCAATGGCTATGGCCTCCATGAGATGGCTGGCAACGTCTGGGAATGGACCACCGACTGGTACCAGGAGCGCCACCAGGGAAACAAAGGCAAGGCGTGCTGCATCCCCGTCAACCCGCGAGGCCCCGCCACGGCCCAGGGCAGCCAGGCCCCCTCCACGCCCGCCGTCACCCTCCCGCGCCGCGTCCTCAAGGGCGGCAGCCACCTGTGCGCGCCCAACTACTGCCGCCGCTACCGGCCCGCGGCGCGCTCGCCCCAGGCCGTGGACAGCGGCGCCAGCCACATCGGCTTCCGCTGCATCGTGCGCCCGTAG